The genomic interval TAGCTAATCCACCGGCAATGACTACGCTGCTTTAATTGTCATTCATATTTTTTAGCCCAATAAAAAAGACTAAACATTTCTGCTTAGTCTTTCATAATTAACATGATTAATTGCGCCTATTAGCTAAATAATCCCTTATATTTTCCGTATACAGCTTCTTCTAATTCAGAAACAGGAATAAACTTCAATGCTGCTGAGTTAATGCAGTAACGTAATCCACCGCGATCAGCGGGTCCGTCCGTAAATACGTGACCTAGATGTGAATCAGCTTCCTTAGAACGCACTTCTACTCGTGGACGTAGTAACTTGTAGTCTGCTACTTCATTAATTTCATGTGCATCAATGGGTTGTGTAAATGCTGGCCACCCACAACCTGCATCATATTTATCGGTTGAACTGAACAATGGTGTCCCATCAACCACGTCTACATAGATTCCTTCTTTATAAAAGTCATCATATACACCCGTAAATGGATGTTCTGTCGCACTTTCTTGCGTTACCGCATACTCTTCAGGGGTTAAACGTGCACGTAACTCTGCTTTTTCTTCTTCTGTTTTTGCCATATTAACTTCCTCCTTAATGTGTCCTTATCTTACGCTACGAACCTTAAAAATTCAAGACAACAAAAAAAGACCAACTCCTAAGAGTTGATCTTTTCTTTAGAAGACGAAATTACTTAACAGTAACAACGGCTCCAGCTTCTTCCAACTTAGCCTTCAATTCGTTAGCTTCGTCTTCTGAAACACCTTCCTTAACCATTGATGGTGCACCATCAACAAGGTCCTTGGCGTCCTTTAGTCCCAAACCAGTTGCTTCACGAACTGCCTTGATAACCTTAACCTTAGCGGCTCCACCAGAAGTCAATTCAACATCGAATTCTGACTTAGCAGCTTCAGCAGCTCCACCAGCGGCACCAGCAGCTGCAACAGGAGCAGCGGCTGAAACACCAAATTCTTCTTCGATAGCTGAAACCAAGTCAGCCAAATCCATGATAGTTGCTTCCTTCAATGAAGCGATGATTGTATCCTTATCAAAAGCCATGATAATTCCTCCATATATTGATGTCTTATAGACATTGTTTTTTTATATTTGTGGGACAAGTCCCGGATAAGTCAGAACGTTGAGCTTACGCTTCAACAGTTTCTTCCTTGGCGTCCTTAACTGCGTTAACAGCGTAAGCAACGTTACGAACAGGTGCTTGCAATGTTGACAACAACATTGATAGCAATCCGTCGCGGTCTGGCAATGCAGCGTACTTGTTGATATCTTCAACAGACGCAACGTTACCATCGACAACACCACCCTTGATTTCCAAGGCTTCGATCTTGTCGGCAAACTTCTTCAAAATACGTGAAGGTGCGATTGCATCTTCAGTTGAGAATGCAACGGCTGAAGGTCCAGCGAACACGTCGTTCAATTCGGCCAAGTCTGCAGCAGCAGCGGCACGAGTCAAAATCTTGTTCTTGATAACCTTAAGTTCAACACCTTCTTCACGCAATGCAGAACGCAATTCGTTTGATTGTTCAACAGTCAAACCACGTACGTCTACCACAACAGCTGAAGCAGCATCCTTAAACTTAGCGGCTACTTCTTCAACTTGTTGTGCTTTAACAGCAATATTTGCTTCACTCATGTGATCATTCCTCCTGTTTAGAATTTTTGATCCTAACCAAAACCCCCCGTTACACAAAGGTACCGGGGGGTCAAAAGTCGCTTGCGCGTTTTTCACTTCCTCGGCGGGATTTATGTCTTACGACACCTGCGTCTTAGGTAGAATCGATATATTACATTAGTTACTATATCAGCTTCTCGAGGAAGCGTCAACTGGCAAACTGAAATTGTCTATTACAACAATCCAGCTGGGTCCAAGTTGATTGAAGGTCCGAATGTTGAAGCGATTGATACGTGTTGTACGTATGTTCCCTTAACAGCAGCAGGACGTGCCTTAACAACAACGTCTGCCAAAGCCTTGATGTTTCCAGCAAGCTTTTCGGCGTCGAATGAAGCCTTACCAACTGGTACAGCAACGTTTCCGTCACGGTCAGTACGGTAAGTAACTTGACCTGACTTAGCATCGGCAACAGCCTTAGCAACGTCAAATGTAACTGTTCCAGTCTTAGGGTTTGGCATCAATCCCTTAGGTCCAAGTGCACGTCCAACACGTCCAACTTGAGCCATCATGTCAGGTGTTGCGATAGCAACGTCGAAGTCCAACCATCCATCAGAGATGCGTTGTACCAAGTCAGCAGCACCAACAACGTCGGCACCAGCTGCTTCAGCTTCCTTCGCCTTATCACCTTGAGCGAACACAACAACAGTTTGATCCTTACCAGTTCCGTTAGGCAAAACTAGTGCCCCACGCAATTGTTGGTCAGCTTGACGTGTGTCTACGTTCAAGTTGAATGCAATTTCAACTGTTGAGTCGAAGTTTGCGAATTCAATTTCTTTAACTAGTGTAGCAGCTTCTTCGATAGTGTATAGCTTGTTAGCATCTACCTTTTCAGCGGCTGCTAAATACTTCTTACCATATTTCTTAGCCATGGTTGCTTTCCTCCTTGCAAATGCGGTCAAACGGTCGTCCAGACCTTCCGCTTGATCATGCTTAGTTTCCTATGCGATCCGTACAAACACTTGGTTTATGAATTAACCTTCAACGATGAATCCCATTGAACGTGCAGTACCTTCAATCATGCGCATTGCTGCTTCTACGTCAGCTGCGTTTAGATCTTGCATCTTAGTTTCTGCAATTTCGCGAACTTGCGCTGCAGTAACTGTTGCGACCTTCTTCGTGTTAGGTTCTCCTGAACCCTTTTCAACCTTAGCTGCCTTCTTTAGCAAAACTGCTGCAGGAGGTGTCTTAGTGATGAATTCGAATGAACGATCTTCATATACAGTAATAACAACAGGAATCAACATACCATCTTGATCAGCAGTACGTGCGTTAAATTCCTTTGCGAACCCCATGATGTTAACACCAGCTTGACCCAATGCAGGTCCAACTGGAGGTGCAGGTGTAGCCTTACCGGCTGGAATCTGCAACTTAACAATACTTGAAACTTTCTTAGCCACGATTGTTTCCTCCTTCGTGTTTGTGGTATAAATGGCGAGTTTCGATTTCCGCCTCCCACATACGTTTGTCACCAAACATACTTGTCCATAATAACAAAGCCCCTGCCAATTGGCAAGGGCTTTGGAATAATTAATCTAGTGTTTCTACTTCTGAGAATGGCATTTCAGTTGGTGTTTCACGTCCCAAGAAGTTAACCAATACAGTAACTTCTTGCTTTTCAGTGTTAATGTGCGTGATTGCACCTTCCATACCAGCGAATGAACCTGAAACGATGTTAACAACATCACCAACTTCAGCGTTCAATTCTTCAACAACTTGACGTTCTGTCATGTTCATACGTGACAACATTTCGTCAACTTCTTCAGGCAACAATGAGTTAGGCTTTGACCCACCACCGTGTGATCCCAAGAATCCAGTAACTCCTGGTGTGTTACGTACAACATACCAAGCTTCGTCAGTCATTACCATTTCAACAAGAACGTAACCAGGGAAGTCATTTTCCATAACAACCTTAGTTTCGTCACCTTCGCGAACAGTAACTTCTTGTTCTGGAACAACTACACGGAAGATGTAGTCAGTCATTCCCATTGTTTCAATACGTGATTCTAGGTTAGCCTTCACCTTGTTTTCGTAACCTGAGTATGTGTGAATAACAAACCATTCATTTTGAAGTGATTCTGCGCCTGATTGTGCCATGATTTCAGTCTCCTCGTGCTTATATGTGCCTATTTTTTTGTAAATAAAAACCCTCAAAAAGAACCTGAGGGGTTTACTTGCTTATCTATATGTTGATTATAACGTAACCAGCTTACTTCGACAAGAACATTAGTCCATGTTCAAAGATCCAGTCAACGGCTCCCAATAGAATGGCAAA from Weissella ceti carries:
- the nusG gene encoding transcription termination/antitermination protein NusG, with amino-acid sequence MAQSGAESLQNEWFVIHTYSGYENKVKANLESRIETMGMTDYIFRVVVPEQEVTVREGDETKVVMENDFPGYVLVEMVMTDEAWYVVRNTPGVTGFLGSHGGGSKPNSLLPEEVDEMLSRMNMTERQVVEELNAEVGDVVNIVSGSFAGMEGAITHINTEKQEVTVLVNFLGRETPTEMPFSEVETLD
- the rplJ gene encoding 50S ribosomal protein L10, translating into MSEANIAVKAQQVEEVAAKFKDAASAVVVDVRGLTVEQSNELRSALREEGVELKVIKNKILTRAAAAADLAELNDVFAGPSAVAFSTEDAIAPSRILKKFADKIEALEIKGGVVDGNVASVEDINKYAALPDRDGLLSMLLSTLQAPVRNVAYAVNAVKDAKEETVEA
- the rplA gene encoding 50S ribosomal protein L1; its protein translation is MAKKYGKKYLAAAEKVDANKLYTIEEAATLVKEIEFANFDSTVEIAFNLNVDTRQADQQLRGALVLPNGTGKDQTVVVFAQGDKAKEAEAAGADVVGAADLVQRISDGWLDFDVAIATPDMMAQVGRVGRALGPKGLMPNPKTGTVTFDVAKAVADAKSGQVTYRTDRDGNVAVPVGKASFDAEKLAGNIKALADVVVKARPAAVKGTYVQHVSIASTFGPSINLDPAGLL
- the rplL gene encoding 50S ribosomal protein L7/L12; this encodes MAFDKDTIIASLKEATIMDLADLVSAIEEEFGVSAAAPVAAAGAAGGAAEAAKSEFDVELTSGGAAKVKVIKAVREATGLGLKDAKDLVDGAPSMVKEGVSEDEANELKAKLEEAGAVVTVK
- the rplK gene encoding 50S ribosomal protein L11, translating into MAKKVSSIVKLQIPAGKATPAPPVGPALGQAGVNIMGFAKEFNARTADQDGMLIPVVITVYEDRSFEFITKTPPAAVLLKKAAKVEKGSGEPNTKKVATVTAAQVREIAETKMQDLNAADVEAAMRMIEGTARSMGFIVEG
- the msrB gene encoding peptide-methionine (R)-S-oxide reductase MsrB, whose protein sequence is MAKTEEEKAELRARLTPEEYAVTQESATEHPFTGVYDDFYKEGIYVDVVDGTPLFSSTDKYDAGCGWPAFTQPIDAHEINEVADYKLLRPRVEVRSKEADSHLGHVFTDGPADRGGLRYCINSAALKFIPVSELEEAVYGKYKGLFS